The window TCGATACCGGCGTCGAGGATTTTCTTGGTCTCGACCACCATCTTCCATTCTTCCTTGGTCGACCCGTCGTCCATGAACATGTCGATATGGGGAATGGCGTTGAAGGCGATCTGCTTGGTGAACTTCTTCTGGTGCCGGCTGGCCGGCTCGTTGGCGTAGATGCCCTTGGTCTGGTTGAACAGCTCGTCCATGGCTTCCTTGCCGGCCCCCGACGTGGACTGGTAGGTGGCCACCACGACGCGCTTGATCTTGGCGATGTCGTGCAACGGCTTCAGCGCCACCACCATCTGGATGGTCGAGCAGTTGGGGTTGGCAATGATGCCGCGCTTCTTGTAGCCGGCGATGGCCTCCGGGTTGACTTCCGGCACCACCAGCGGAATGTCCGGCTCCATGCGGAAGTACGACGTGTTGTCGACCACCACGGCGCCGGCGGCGGCGGCCCGCGGCGAATGGGCGGCCGACACCTTGGCGCCCGGCGAGGACAGCACGATGTCGATGCCCTTGAAGTCGAACTTGGCGAGGTCCTGAACCTTCAGGATCTTCTTCTCGCCGAAGGACACCTCCTTGCCGACCGAGCGCTCGGACGCCAGGGCGACGACCTCGTCGGCCGGGAAGTTCCGTTCGTCCAGGATGGCAAGAATTTCGCGCCCGACGTTACCCGTGGCGCCCATGACGGCAACTCTGTAGCCCATTGTTGTTTTCTCCCGATTGGAGCGACCCCTCGCGGCCGCGTCTTGCTGTTGCATATGGCCCTCAACGAAAAGGCCCGCCAGGGACATCCTGCGGGCCTTTTTCGGTCATTCGTAAGAATGCGTCCGGCCCGCGCTACCCCACGGTTTTCGCTTTAGTGGTGGTGGTGGTCGTGCCGGTGACGGAAATGCGCGCGAACGCAGCCTTCGGGGCCATGCCGGCGCCGATTGCCTTGTGAGCGAACCCTGTGA of the Shumkonia mesophila genome contains:
- a CDS encoding aspartate-semialdehyde dehydrogenase; amino-acid sequence: MGYRVAVMGATGNVGREILAILDERNFPADEVVALASERSVGKEVSFGEKKILKVQDLAKFDFKGIDIVLSSPGAKVSAAHSPRAAAAGAVVVDNTSYFRMEPDIPLVVPEVNPEAIAGYKKRGIIANPNCSTIQMVVALKPLHDIAKIKRVVVATYQSTSGAGKEAMDELFNQTKGIYANEPASRHQKKFTKQIAFNAIPHIDMFMDDGSTKEEWKMVVETKKILDAGIEVFATCVRIPTFIGHGEAVHVEFEKPITDEQARAALRKAPGVVVIDKRANEGYATPVECAGEDATFVSRIRKDPTVKNGIGFWCVSDNLRKGAALNTVQIAEELIKTYLKK